A region of Candidatus Poribacteria bacterium DNA encodes the following proteins:
- a CDS encoding Gfo/Idh/MocA family oxidoreductase, which translates to MRKAKIASVGCGWVAKRWHLPTIAELTKRGDLDYVAVCDADADIAREAGETYGLSYYTDVQQMLKKHSDIDVVDISTGDYTHHPIAKMVAEHKMHPIVEKPMAPTLACCDVIIDSCRKNGVHFEVAENYFRMPGDRIIIKLIQEGVLGDIMRVHFIEPFGRREFVHGVGKPRGIASPISTFTSHSGVCIDMGVHRMSQIRFYAQSEPKRITGITKQFVPGPDRVYEDWGHALIEFESGAVGVYETSQVGEETIKYRQIMGTKGVITDVDFWTADFPLRALVNGEMKDIPIETERHKVDGVDVLSRIVVHTDPQIVYENPFRAYAIDDWNVGTAEEIMTIAKAALTGEPPEYGIGGRKDVEMCIALYESSRTGMMPIDIPITKTTGYEQMVHDEFRQKFGHAIDE; encoded by the coding sequence ATGCGGAAAGCCAAGATCGCGTCAGTAGGTTGTGGCTGGGTTGCAAAACGCTGGCACCTTCCCACAATCGCTGAATTGACGAAAAGAGGGGATTTGGATTACGTCGCTGTGTGCGATGCTGATGCGGACATCGCTCGCGAAGCCGGTGAGACGTACGGTCTATCCTATTATACGGATGTTCAGCAGATGTTGAAAAAGCACAGCGACATTGACGTTGTAGACATCAGCACCGGCGACTATACACACCATCCGATCGCGAAGATGGTCGCTGAACACAAGATGCACCCCATCGTTGAAAAACCGATGGCACCGACCCTCGCCTGTTGTGATGTGATAATAGATAGCTGCAGAAAAAACGGTGTGCACTTTGAAGTCGCCGAGAACTATTTTCGGATGCCAGGGGACAGAATCATCATAAAGCTGATTCAGGAAGGTGTGCTTGGCGATATTATGCGAGTTCACTTTATCGAACCCTTCGGACGCAGGGAGTTCGTGCACGGTGTAGGAAAACCGCGCGGCATAGCGTCGCCCATCTCAACATTTACTTCGCATTCCGGTGTTTGCATTGACATGGGCGTTCACCGGATGTCCCAGATTCGATTTTATGCCCAAAGCGAACCGAAAAGAATCACTGGAATTACCAAGCAGTTCGTTCCGGGTCCCGACAGGGTTTACGAAGATTGGGGGCACGCGCTTATTGAATTTGAAAGTGGTGCCGTTGGTGTCTATGAAACCTCTCAAGTCGGGGAAGAAACGATTAAGTACAGACAGATTATGGGAACGAAAGGTGTGATAACAGACGTTGATTTCTGGACTGCCGACTTTCCGCTGCGTGCCCTCGTCAACGGTGAAATGAAAGATATTCCCATCGAAACGGAACGACACAAGGTTGACGGGGTTGATGTCCTTTCCAGAATCGTCGTGCATACAGATCCACAGATCGTTTATGAAAATCCCTTTAGGGCGTACGCAATAGACGATTGGAATGTGGGAACTGCTGAGGAGATTATGACCATTGCGAAGGCGGCACTCACAGGAGAACCACCGGAGTACGGCATCGGTGGGCGGAAAGACGTGGAGATGTGCATCGCGTTATACGAATCCTCACGGACGGGAATGATGCCCATCG
- a CDS encoding phytanoyl-CoA dioxygenase family protein has protein sequence MKDNKRTLTPELEEMEVYGETRVGWDEHTPVNETVDADGNPPPGNRGFGVADPNSPKRRVYDDPGVETLREKLREHNGIRGLEICEPHETKKIARIFHRDGFAVVKDLLNPEELARWREGCAEALRDILSIPGPGNRKYTAETGRLPHRYSYGTSSASRQMLHHSAWASMIDLPTTTPIVAEIFGSSDYRVWGSGGDLCLPGAIEYQHLHSDGRDPQHLSEARIKQAELLGAQLHRDDNGNLDVPSQKLIMEMTPPTVTINFIMCDLTWENGPIRQIPGTHTLQQNPPPPGDEPDWMKHSTLVGATAGSGVFRDNRAWHGATPNLSKEIRALPNVEYAAPWRTQHGFSRIMPHEIWETLTPYAQKLCDWIKADPGVWPPGAGIMHPLSSKRAEAAKG, from the coding sequence ATGAAAGACAACAAACGAACCTTAACCCCAGAACTCGAAGAGATGGAAGTCTACGGCGAAACGCGGGTCGGATGGGACGAGCACACACCCGTCAATGAAACTGTTGATGCTGACGGAAACCCGCCCCCCGGCAATAGAGGATTCGGCGTAGCAGATCCGAACTCGCCCAAGCGTCGGGTCTACGACGATCCAGGGGTCGAAACCCTACGCGAAAAACTGCGCGAACACAACGGTATTCGCGGACTTGAAATCTGCGAACCCCACGAAACCAAGAAGATCGCTCGAATTTTCCATCGTGATGGTTTTGCCGTCGTCAAAGACCTTCTCAATCCTGAGGAACTCGCGCGCTGGAGAGAAGGGTGTGCTGAAGCACTGCGCGATATTCTCTCCATACCGGGACCCGGGAACAGAAAATACACAGCCGAAACCGGACGGCTGCCACACCGCTATAGTTACGGCACCTCTTCCGCTTCAAGGCAGATGCTGCACCACTCTGCTTGGGCAAGCATGATTGACTTGCCGACGACCACGCCAATCGTCGCAGAAATTTTCGGCTCTTCAGATTATCGGGTCTGGGGTTCAGGTGGCGACCTCTGCCTCCCCGGCGCGATAGAGTATCAACACTTGCATTCCGATGGTAGGGACCCACAACACCTTTCCGAAGCGCGTATCAAGCAAGCCGAATTACTCGGTGCTCAACTCCATAGAGATGATAACGGGAACCTTGATGTCCCCTCACAGAAACTGATTATGGAGATGACCCCACCTACTGTCACGATTAACTTCATCATGTGCGATCTAACGTGGGAAAATGGTCCGATCCGTCAGATTCCAGGGACACATACACTGCAGCAGAATCCCCCACCTCCGGGTGACGAACCCGATTGGATGAAACATTCAACGCTCGTCGGTGCAACAGCGGGTTCTGGTGTGTTCCGAGATAATCGGGCATGGCACGGCGCAACCCCGAACCTCTCAAAAGAAATTCGTGCCCTACCAAACGTCGAGTACGCTGCGCCGTGGCGCACACAACACGGTTTCAGTAGGATTATGCCCCACGAAATCTGGGAGACCTTGACACCGTACGCCCAGAAATTGTGTGACTGGATTAAGGCGGATCCAGGTGTTTGGCCCCCCGGTGCCGGTATCATGCACCCGCTATCAAGTAAGCGTGCAGAAGCAGCAAAGGGATAG
- a CDS encoding Gfo/Idh/MocA family oxidoreductase produces MLNWGVMGAGGIAYVFCNGMRFTDSGQILAVASRTQSRMDRLVNDFDIPRQYNDYADLLTDDDIDAVYIATIHPLHAEWAIKCAEAGKHLLVEKPVSMNHAEAAAMVDAARENDVFFMEAFMSRCHPQIAKMVELIQDGTIGEVQVIRATFGYRSGFNPQSRIYNREMGGGGILDIGCYTASMARKVAGAAANKLFLNPISVKGNGKIGPTGVDQIAAATLKFENDIIAEIICAVECNYGSNVTIYGTEGTLTIPNPWLPSSPCRGAREPLPLDTTFPATQLIVQSAQSRETTEVTIPVDRDLFTYEADTVAAHIPDRQAPAMSWDDTLGNMQVLDAWLSEVGVVH; encoded by the coding sequence ATGTTAAATTGGGGCGTTATGGGCGCAGGCGGTATCGCTTATGTTTTTTGTAATGGAATGCGTTTCACAGACAGCGGACAGATTCTCGCTGTTGCGAGTCGCACCCAATCTCGTATGGACAGACTTGTCAACGATTTCGATATTCCCCGCCAATACAACGATTACGCTGATCTGTTGACGGATGATGATATTGATGCTGTCTACATTGCCACGATTCATCCACTTCACGCGGAGTGGGCGATAAAGTGCGCGGAAGCAGGAAAACATCTTCTCGTCGAGAAACCGGTCAGTATGAATCACGCCGAAGCTGCTGCTATGGTAGATGCAGCACGCGAAAATGACGTATTTTTCATGGAAGCCTTTATGTCCCGGTGCCATCCACAGATAGCAAAAATGGTTGAACTGATACAAGATGGCACCATCGGCGAGGTCCAGGTCATTCGAGCAACTTTCGGCTACCGCTCAGGTTTCAATCCACAAAGTCGCATCTATAACCGTGAAATGGGGGGCGGTGGTATCCTTGACATCGGGTGTTATACCGCCTCAATGGCACGAAAAGTTGCAGGTGCAGCAGCAAACAAACTATTTCTGAATCCTATCTCTGTAAAAGGGAACGGAAAAATCGGTCCCACAGGTGTTGACCAGATCGCAGCAGCGACCCTGAAATTTGAGAACGATATTATCGCTGAGATCATTTGCGCCGTTGAATGCAACTATGGCAGTAACGTCACCATCTACGGTACAGAGGGGACACTAACAATCCCGAACCCGTGGCTGCCGTCATCGCCTTGCCGTGGTGCGCGGGAACCGCTGCCGCTCGATACAACCTTCCCCGCAACGCAGCTGATCGTTCAATCGGCCCAAAGTCGGGAAACGACTGAAGTGACGATACCCGTTGATAGGGATCTATTTACTTATGAAGCCGATACCGTCGCTGCGCACATCCCGGACCGACAGGCACCAGCAATGTCTTGGGACGACACGCTCGGTAACATGCAAGTGCTGGACGCTTGGCTCTCAGAAGTAGGGGTCGTTCATTGA